The segment CGCGCCGACCAGACGCGCGCCCTGGATCACGTTGAGGCCGATGCCGCCCAGGCCGAAGACCACGACGTTGGAGCCGGGCTCGACCTTGGCCGTGTTGATCACCGCGCCCACGCCGGTGGTGACGCCGCAACCGATGTAGCAGACCTTGTCGAAGGGCGCGTCCTCGCGGATCTTCGCCAGCGCGATTTCCGGCAGGACCGTGTAGTTGGAGAAGGTGGAGGTGCCCATGTAGTGCAGCACCCGCTCGCCGTTGATGGAAAAGCGGCTGCTGCCGTCGGGCATCAGGCCCTGGCCCTGGGTGGAGCGGATCGCCTGACAGAGATTGGTCTTGGGGTTGAGGCAGTACTCGCACTCCCGGCACTCGGGCGTGTAGAGGGGGATGACGTGGTCGCCCGGCTTCAGGGAGGTCACGCCCGCGCCGACCTCGACCACCACGCCCGCGCCCTCGTGGCCCAGGATCGCGGGGAACAGGCCCTCGGGGTCTTCACCGGAAAGCGTGAAGGCGTCGGTGTGGCAGACACCGGTCGCCTTGATCTCGACCAGCACTTCGCCGGCCTTGGGTCCCTCAAGCTGAACGGTGGTCACCTCCAGCGGTTTTCCAGCCTGAAAGGCGACGGCGGCGCGAACGTCCATGGCTATTCCTCCCCGATCTGAACGCGGCAATGAGCTCTTGTCGAAGGGGAGACTTGCAGAGCCCCGCCGCGCTGACAAGCCCGCAAGCGACCGCCCCTTGCCCCTCAGCCCCGCGAGGCGCTGCTCACGGATCGATCAGGTCGTTTTCCAGGAGGGTTTGGGGCGGGGGGCTTGGGAGGCCTGCGCTCTCCGGTTACAGGCTTGCCGCTAGCGCGGCGGCGGCGCTTTTCGTCTTCGTCGTCTAGGAAGGACATCCTGGAGGCTCCTTTCTGGAAAGGGGAAGGGCGCGCAAGGCCGCAAAAAAAGGGCCGCCCCGCCAGGTGGCGGAAGACGGCCCGTTTCGGTGGCCCAAGCGTCTAAAGGGGAAATCACGGACAGACTGTGCCGTGCCGTATAGACTATGAAAATTGGTGGTACTTGTCAAGTTATTTTTCTCTTGTGGCGATTATCCGCATTGTGCTTCCGCCGCCTCTTTCCTAGTCTTCTGGATCATTCCGGGCTCTGACGGGGAGAGGCGAGCATGGTGGGCGACAAGGGAACTGCGGCTTCTGACGAGCAGCGCGCGGCGCGGATCGATCTGGCCGCCGCGCACCGGCTGGCGGCGCTCAACGGGTTCCACGAAGGGGTCTGCAACCACTTCTCCCTGATGCTTCCGGGGCCGGAGCCGCGCACCTTGATCACGCCCTTCGGCGTTCACTGGTCGAAGATGCGCGCCTCCGACTTGCTGCTGATCGACGGCGAGGGCCAGGTGCTGGAGGGTGAGGGGGAGCTGGAGCTGACCGCCGCCTGCATCCACGTGGCGGTCCACCGGGCGCATCCGCGCGCCGCCTGCGTCATGCACAGTCACATGCCCCACGCCACGGCGCTGACCACGCTGGAGGACCCACGGCTGCTCCCGCTCGGCCAGACCTCCCTGAAGTTCTATGGCGACGTGGCCTACGACCGGGACTACCGGGGGCTGGCCGAGGATGCGGAGGAGGGCGCGCGCATCGCCGCCTGCCTGGAGGACAAGCGCGTGCTCTTCATGGGCAACCACGGCGTCATGGTGGTGGGCGCCTCGGTTCACGAGACCTTCGATCAGCTCTATTACCTGGAGCGTGCAGCCCAGCTACAGGTGCTGGCCTATTCGACCGGGCGGCCCTTGTCGCTGGTGGGGGAGAACATGGCGAAGGCCACCAAGGCGCAGATGGACGCCGAGCGCGAGCTCTACTCGAGAAAGCACTTCGAGGCGCTGAAGCGCATGCTGGCGGAGGATGCGCCGGGCTTCGCGGACTGACCCCGGTCGGGCATCACTCTTCTTGGGAAAAAGCGGCGGCGGCCTCGGGCGTGTCCAGGTCGAGCAGAACGGCGCCGTCGGGCATCGCGACCTCGGCCACCTGCTCGGGATAGTCGGAGATGAGGTGGCGCGCGCCGACGTCGCCCTGGAGGGTCTGGAGCTCCGCGAAGAAACGCCGGGCGATCAGGACGGGGTTGCCGCGCTTGCCACGGAAGGTGGGGATGCAGATGGCGCGCCCCTCGGCGGGGTTGAAGGCGGCGATCAGGCGGTCCAGCACCTCGGCCTTGACCGCGGGCATGTCGCCCAGCTGCACCAGCACCCCGTCCGGCTGTCCCGGCAGGGCGGCCAGGCCACGGCGCAGGGAAGCGGCGATGCCGCTGGCATAGTCCGGGTTGTGCGCGAAGGTGAGCGGCAGGTCCGAGAGAGCCCCGCGGACCGCTTCGGCCTCATGCCCCGTCACCACCACGATCGCCTCGGCCTTGGAGGCGAGCGCGGCCTCGACTGCGTGGCGGACCATCGGTTTCTCGTCGATGCTCATCAGCAGCTTGTTCACCGCACCCATGCGGCGCGACTGTCCGGCGGCCAGCAGCAGGACGGCGACCTCAGGCGCGCGGGGGGCGGCGCCGCCGGCCTCGCTGCCGCTATCGCTCCGCTCGACGGCGGCGGCGCGGGGCAGGGGCCGCGCCGAAGTTTCCTTGAGGAGGCCGCCAGCCCCCATCTCCATGATGTCGCGCGGCGTCACCGCCAGATCGCAGAGCAGACGCCTCAGGACCCAGTCGAAGCCGTTGATCTTGGGCGAGCGCGCGCAGCCCGGCAGGCCCAGGACCGGCAAGCCCTCCCAATCCGCCAGCAGCAGCAGGTTTCCGGGATCGACCGGCATGCCGAAATGG is part of the Limibacillus sp. genome and harbors:
- a CDS encoding S-(hydroxymethyl)glutathione dehydrogenase/class III alcohol dehydrogenase — translated: MDVRAAVAFQAGKPLEVTTVQLEGPKAGEVLVEIKATGVCHTDAFTLSGEDPEGLFPAILGHEGAGVVVEVGAGVTSLKPGDHVIPLYTPECRECEYCLNPKTNLCQAIRSTQGQGLMPDGSSRFSINGERVLHYMGTSTFSNYTVLPEIALAKIREDAPFDKVCYIGCGVTTGVGAVINTAKVEPGSNVVVFGLGGIGLNVIQGARLVGANKIVGVDLNPSKKELGERYGMTHFVNPKEVEGDLVPYLVDLTGGGADYSFECIGNVNTMRQALECAHKGWGVSVIIGVAGAGQEISTRPFQLVTGRSWRGTAFGGARGRTDVPKIVDWYMDGKIDIDSMITHTMPLDRINEAFDLMHEGKSIRSVVTF
- a CDS encoding aldolase, which translates into the protein MVGDKGTAASDEQRAARIDLAAAHRLAALNGFHEGVCNHFSLMLPGPEPRTLITPFGVHWSKMRASDLLLIDGEGQVLEGEGELELTAACIHVAVHRAHPRAACVMHSHMPHATALTTLEDPRLLPLGQTSLKFYGDVAYDRDYRGLAEDAEEGARIAACLEDKRVLFMGNHGVMVVGASVHETFDQLYYLERAAQLQVLAYSTGRPLSLVGENMAKATKAQMDAERELYSRKHFEALKRMLAEDAPGFAD
- a CDS encoding molybdopterin-binding/glycosyltransferase family 2 protein, which produces MIFGAVATDEAEGTYLAHSLKQGKLSFKKGRLLSAEDLSALKAAGIESVIAARLEAGDLHEDLAAQSLAAALCGEGLTTSAAFTGRCNLIAATRGLAVIDRERLDAFNRVDEALTVATLTPYEMVEPRQMVATVKIIPLAVSKSSHDAALAALGNEPLVRIAPLRARQVGLVQTRLPEGKAALLDKGREVIDARLAQLDCPPALERRCGHAADEVAAALKELRSEGCELLLVSGASAIVDRRDEVPGGIVEAGGEIVHFGMPVDPGNLLLLADWEGLPVLGLPGCARSPKINGFDWVLRRLLCDLAVTPRDIMEMGAGGLLKETSARPLPRAAAVERSDSGSEAGGAAPRAPEVAVLLLAAGQSRRMGAVNKLLMSIDEKPMVRHAVEAALASKAEAIVVVTGHEAEAVRGALSDLPLTFAHNPDYASGIAASLRRGLAALPGQPDGVLVQLGDMPAVKAEVLDRLIAAFNPAEGRAICIPTFRGKRGNPVLIARRFFAELQTLQGDVGARHLISDYPEQVAEVAMPDGAVLLDLDTPEAAAAFSQEE